The nucleotide window CCCCAGCAGAACCTACTGCAGGTAAAATATGCCACTCATAAGCAATAGAGCCAGCTAGGGCATTGAGGAAAGAGTCAGATAAACTTTCTCTCTTAATCTCCTGAAAGTCCAAAAAATAAGGCTTATACTTGTTAACTAAGTCAGACAGGCACTGTAGTTTCCTTTTTGACCCAGACCTCTAATATTCCAAAAGATATCAATCATGGGATTTTGAAAGGATGTGTCAGACTAAAAAGTCCACCTCTCACAGCATTCCCAGAGCCACCTTCCACACCAGCAGTGCCCCCTGGTGTGTGGGTGTTGGGAATGTCTCTTATTGGAGTATAAACTCCAGCGTCAGTATTAAATCCAGTGTCTAAATTGTCAGGCAGAGATATTTCAGGATTCTGAGAAACAAATAAAAGGCATTTTTCAGTTTCATCTATAATAATGTCATTAATAATCTGGTTTTTCTCTATCTCATCATCACCAATTTTGATGTTAACTACAGAAGCATAAGCCTCTAAACTAGATGCAGAATCAGTAGTAAAAGACTTACTTTTAAAGGTAGGGGGGATTTCCAGGTTTTGCTTCATTTTGTAGGCTGCAGCTTTCTCCATGATGTTTTGCTTGCTGTGTACCCTGGAGCTCAGCCTTGGAGCAACAACTGGTCCCCACTTGTTTTTGGGTGTCGACCTTTCCTTAATTTTCTCCATAAGTCACATTATCTTCAAACCACTGGCTATAGGAGCTTCAACAATATCCATTTCCTCATCTGATTTAGCAGTTTCACTAGCAGTATCAGAAGCAGAGTCCTCCAGTTCTTCCAGCAGGCCAGAGCAGTATATTTTTTGAGCAGACATTGGGGAAGTGACAGCAGCTTTACCACTTGATGATGCAGCAAGCATACTGGCCTCATTTGTCTTGTTGTGGGTAGAACTAAGGATTTTGATAGCCTCAGAGAAGGGTATCGAAGAGCACATGCTCTGGGCCTTAGTTTCTTCTTCATTCTTCTTATTAACTCCCGCAGGAGTAATACATGCCTCTAACAGAGCAAGGGGATGGAATGTAGCACCATCATCAGTTGTTTTCTTCCCAGCTGGAGTTTTTGTGGGGGCCCTATTGGCAAGGTCCAGGTCATCAATGGgttcctctccatcatctaggaTGTCCTTATCCAGCTCCTCATCGTCAATTGCCTTGTTGTCATCGTCCAAAGTTATGTCAGTAGGTCCATCGTCATCATTAGGATCATCAGCCCCTACTTGGTCAAAAGCTTCCACTGTAAAGGATAAGATATAGAGTTTTTTCCTCATCTCCATGATCCATTCGAAGGGGATCTTAGTTGGGTCCCTGCAAGCAATTTTGACTCTCACTTTCCCATAAAAACTCTTCATCAGGCCATTCCAATATACATCCACAAGGATTCCAAAGCAGGAAGCAATCTGAGACAGGACCTTCCATGTGCACCATTTAGACGACAGCCCCTCAACGACAAACCAGGCTTCAGTAAGCTCGCTGAATGGGTCAATTGCACCGGTCCACTTTTCAACAGACACAGAGACTCCATCGATGGGCAAATCAAAGGCAGGAAATTCAATTAGTTCTTCAAATCTTTCCAGGGTGGGAATCTGACCAGGAACTACTTCTCTAACAGTGATCTGATCTGCCATGTCCATTGCTTGTTTTTGCAGAATATACCAGACATATTCTTAACCAGATCCGACTTGTTGATTTCACCTTTCATGACCCACACTTCTCCACAGTTTCTGAAGTTCAGCCAATTTGCTTCTCGACCCACAAGAGCGTCTATGTGATAGAATCCCAGCCCAAAAGCAGAACTCCCGAAGAATGTGGCCACTTGGTGAGGTTGCGCCCAGGCTGCGCAATTGTTGACATTGTGCCCCTCCAATCCACAGATGAAGCATGTTTTCTTCTGAATGCAATTACCAACGTAGTGGCCAGGGCCTCCACAGGTAAAGCAAACCATATCCTTGTATCGCTCATCGAAGACTTGCACCTGTGGGGGAGGAGGGACCGGCGACGGGGGCGCAGCCACTGAAGCTTGTGCAGGAGGGGCAGCACCTTTGCTGGGAACGGTAGCAGTTCGCGCGCTCCCCGCGGCTTGGCGATGCCCTGAGATCTTCTGCTAGGCCGGGGCGCGTTGCTTCAGTCCCCCCGGCGGTGCATTCTTGTCCGCCATGACAGCCTGAGCAAAGGATTTGGATCCCTCCCCAATCCCCTCCCTGATGGTCTTGAGCTGTGTCGGAGGAGGGTCAAACGGCCGGAGATGTTTGACTGGGAAGAGATCAGAGGGAGAAAAACACCCAGAACGAGCTAGATCTTTCCGGAGCCATCCCAGCGTGGTGGTGGTTTTACTTGGCGAAAGAGGGCGAGGCTGGCGACGGCGGGGGAGGGAATGGACCAGAGTTGTCCGAAAACCCTAGAAATAGTTTCCTCCGCGCCGTCTCGAGGAGGAAGCGTAATTGCCAAAGGCGTTTTCACTCTCTCGCATCTAATTGGTGGGAGGGATGTGGCAACGGGGCCCACGTTATCCCGCCCAAATGTGCTCCCACACATCTCAAGGGAAAAATCCCCCAACTCCGGCGGTTTGGACCTCGCCGCCGACGATGATTCCCGATTCTCCAAGCACAAGCTCTGCCCAACCTCTAATGGTTCCAACACTATCATCGGTTGCGAAATCGTATGACTAACCTGTCCCCTTGGGATACAAATCCCTTTGTTATATCTCGAACGGGCGCCCGGCGGAACCTCACCGCGGTCTCCAAACCACAACGGCTCCAGCGTGTCGCGGCGAGGCAGTGGGTCCACCCCACCCGCAACAGTCCTCAAGCGCTCGGCGGAATGACGCCAAGGATGCACTCCCAGCGGAGGGCTCGCCGTGGCTCTTCCGATTTTGCTTCCGCCCTCGCCCAGACCACGAATTCGGCCGGCGGGGAGGACGGAAACGGGGGCATCCTTGCCCTCTCCTCCAACGTGGCCTCCTCGAAGATTCGCCGTGGTAGCTTCCTTTGTTCCACATCCGCCCTCCTTCATTGGATTTCGGCAACCTTCATGGCCGCAGATCTCAATTCCGGTGTGGTCGCCTCCACAACCGCCCGATCCGCCGCCTTCCAATCCTGCACGCACCGGATCCACTCGAAGGTAGCGTCCCGGATCTTGGTCGCGCGCTCCGTCCACCCCCTGGCTCTGGTCGCCGTGAGTACCGCCTGCGGAACCGGAGAAATCAGCCGCAGGATCTCTGGGATTCTCTCGCGGATGGGTGGCGCAAGTTGTTGGGGTGAGGGAAGCATGGGCGCAGCTAGCGCGAGCACCCCTCGCCGGCGTGGAGGCATGTCGCTGGGCTAGATCTGTGGTGGTCTAAAAACAACAAATTCCCATCGAATTCTAGGCGTGAGTGGCCTCCTCTTACTAGCACAAATCTCTCTCAAATACCgtataaaagaaaagaaaacagtGAAGCCGAAATACGTCTCACACAATGCCCACTCTGCTCTGGTCATCACAGGTCTGAAGAGAGTGCCGAAATCCTTATTCACAGCAAATCTACTGAACTGGCAACACCAACCAATACACGGCAAAACAAATGCGACGACACCGCCAAGAACTACCACCAGAGCTGCAGCTCATCTACCATGGGATATATAAGCCGAAAGAAGATCATGTCTATCATCATGCCGAATCGCCGGTTTCTTATGCCAGGGCAGACCACAGGACCAGGAACAGGCTCATCAGCCCCGCGAAGCCGGCCGACATGGTGCGGTGCCCGGCGCTCTTGCCACCACCTGACGGAGAACTTGGACTTGAACCTGCAATCGACACCAAGATGTTTGTGAGGTCATGCATTTTTTTTTTGGTTTGCTGTTCGAAACAAAAACGTGGTCAGACAAAGGTGATTTCCTGCTTGGAGATCAGgtttttgttgggttttcagcTAATCTCTTAAACTCATTTTATGACCAAAATAAGGGAACCCCTTTATGAAGATCGAATAAGTATGTCAACTATGGTAAGTTGGTAACAGCTCAAGGAAACCTTCACGTTAATGATTTTATATGAGAAATAAAGAAGCAACCATGTTGGCCCTTGATATGAAGCTTCGATTTCAATTTTCAGACACAGTGAGTGGAACAAGGCGTACTACCAGTAAGTTGCATCCAAGTCCTAAACGATCCTAAATTTGTACAGATTGCGATTGTTTGGTGAGCCTTCAAGGCAGATCTACGTCAAATAAATTCCAGCGGGAAAATACTACAATTCCTACTTTGTAATGCAATGCATTTATTGCGTTGCCATGAACATGTTTCCAAATGGATGAATAGATACAATGACCCCATCTGCAAATGGATGTGCTACACTGTCGTCCACATCAATCCTTGGGACTCTGTCTACTACCCTTACATGCCTGACGGAAAAGGAAAATTCAAGCCCGTCTGGTGCACATTTGTGTATCTCTCGCCATGAATTGACTCCAAAGTCTGAATATGTCTTAACTCTTCtcacatgcagtgtttagtttcCCAAAAATGTTTCATAGGCCATAGCACATGCCCAAGTCCTATGCTCATATATATGACAAAATGCAAATAGAGTGATTTGGTTCTACAGTACAATATATTTTCCCCATATATAATTGCAAGCAGCCACAATCATCCGATAACCGACCAACACGAGTTGTTTCTATCTATAACTAGGTGCGTTTGGTTGCAAGGGTGGTCATGAATGGGTTGGGATCGTTCAAAAAATAGACATGTTTGGTTATAAAGCACATGAATGGTTCAAGTCAAAAAAAGAGAATATGCCTTGAAGGTGCTGAACCGTTCCACCCAACCAAATCGGTCGAATCAAATGGCCACCCTTTGCATGCATGACTATGTGAGCATGACTGGTGGTCCCGTCCTAAATAATTAGCTCATCTCTTATATTCAGCCAAACGCATGAATTGAATGGTTCAATCCCAAAAAAATTGgacggtcccaacccattcatatgacaccttcaaccaaacgcatcctaaacTAACTAACGTGGCTTGCATCAATTTGCCGCCGCGGTATCAGAAATCATTCTTTAATCAGGCAAGTTTCAGCTGGCAAAGTGTCACGATTCAGATAACAGGGCAAGTGGCTAGTTTAGTCagtatactagtagtagtactctttAGAAAGCATGAGAGACATATATTACCTGGAGGAGACTTGGTCGGAGAGGCGCCTGCGAATTGAAAATACAATGAGATCAGCAAATGACAGTACGATAAATACTGAAATGATCAGAACAAAATGCCAGCTACTGGCATGGTCAAAGAATAGATTATGGCAGTTGGACAAGTACAGGTCAAACTATATAATTTTCAGAACCGGTTTAACCACCGCAAAGTAAAATGGATAAAACAATGCATCCAAGACTGGGCTTAGACTAATGTCCCCATAGCATAATCTGACAAACTGACACCCTAAAGTCGCTGGATTTAACTAAGATTAGCACCACATCTGGAGTGGGGAAGATGAAGGCATCTAGGAACTCTTGATGCCTTCAACATCCTTTTTTTCCCCTCTTCATTGCAAGCCATCTGGTCCAAGATTTCACATCTAGATTTTGCCTCTTCCTGCTATACAGCCATTTGATGGCGACAGTCAGCAGAATTGCTAAAGACCAACTTCGAAACGACACCCGCAACGAAGTAACAAACGCGTAAACGTAAGTGCCGGGTTTTCTCCAAAACAGGATCAACCCATTTCCCATTACTTGGATAACAGAAACTAAAAGTTCAATCAAGGATATTTTTTATCCCTCTGCTCATCTTGATCTGCCATGTGTTGCTTAGTTGCTTAGACAGATTGATCCCGCAATTCAACAGTAATTTCCACCATCGTCGGATCAAACATGCATTGCTTGAGCATTTACAATTACTCTGCAATTAAATTCCTAAAACGTGGAAGCAGGTGGAGCAAATCGCATCTGAAATGAAGCAGACAAACATTCCGCGCGGTAAAAAAAATCCTAAAATaggagggggagggagggggggCGGGTGAATTACTGGGGCAGCTGCTGACGTCCTCGGAGACACCGCAGCGCTTGGAGAGGCGGAGCGCGTCGGTGACGTTGATGTTGAAGGCCTTGAAGATCTCGGGCGAGGCGTAGAGCGCGCAGAGGCAGGGCTTCTCGTTCT belongs to Triticum urartu cultivar G1812 chromosome 7, Tu2.1, whole genome shotgun sequence and includes:
- the LOC125521735 gene encoding non-specific lipid transfer protein GPI-anchored 9-like, producing MAMRAPAAVLLLAVASVLAAGAAAQSAGTPACASKLTGCAGYMNGTDAQKPPETCCGPLRDAVKNEKPCLCALYASPEIFKAFNINVTDALRLSKRCGVSEDVSSCPSASPTKSPPGSSPSSPSGGGKSAGHRTMSAGFAGLMSLFLVLWSALA